The DNA sequence taaaaattaagaaatatgatgaaaacatcatttattatacttcgcttcccaaaaacgcgggaaattttaaaacatttattaatcggATGTTATccaaaaaatccataatttatgaaactccaatatagtatccaaattcacaaatcagtaagacactatttacaaatttcataaaaacaataacggtaaaactccagtaaaagcttttcccagTTAACCCTCTCTTCGATGCTATGCCTCATCaacaccacctgcaacatcatctgctcccgtgtaatattacacgatcatcgccaaacacaagcagatagggtgagctcataaataattaacatataagttaataaaaaaaaagtcaagatacactcatctattttattctagttaattcttggcccagaccttaatccccaaggcttttcaaccttcacaacacataaataattaacctcggattcagggtttatgatgcacacacgaacctgcccgctcgtggtcctgcctctacgaacctcccgctcgtagtcctgctctacggacctacccgcccgtagtccaacacacgtgatccacagctacgtacctccccgcacgcgcagcatctctcaagtgtgagcacggaacatacgaacctacctcgctcgtatccccacacgagagtaacatgatatgaacctccccgctcatatcatcacgtgttcaccaccatccatgaacctacccgctcatggcacagcatcccctgatccaagtttCACAACACAACATGATAAAGAAAACAAGCAAAGCACACCACCCTACACAAGGTATATACTCAAGCtagtcttagggattccaatgcttccacgaacctgcccgctcgtggtccaactctacgaacctccccgctcatagtccaacacacatgatccaccagctacgtacctccccgcacgcagcatctctcaagtgtgagcacggaacatacgaacctacctcactcgtatccccacacgagagtaatagaatatgaacctccccgctcatatcatcacgtgttcatcaccagtcatgaacctacccgctcatgacaacatcaagcatatcccagaccaggACCCACACCACaaaccatgcaaaacatatcaTAATGCACCCTACCACTACACCACTGCCTAGCGTAGCCTAAGCGTCGCTAGGCGAAATGGCAgtacagaccgcctggcggttccacaTCATCGTCGGGCGCCACAACTTATAAAACATTCCTGTTTCATACTATCGCCTAGCGGTTCAGTctacaccgctaggcgctacaccagtaatgtgacactactgattttaggtactctaattcatttcctacaattcaaccatttaattctcaaacatccagaaatcaacatacacattcatatattccaaattacaacatcacaacacatatgcatctttcaagtataagcacacattcctctcttttataattcatatatacttacctcttaaatcaattccagcacacattttattttccccttctcatttttcccaaccctttgcatgcttacaattccattacatttaaagtatgattatcatgttcccatacttttccaaaacccgtcatgatcatgcaacactcggtcatagtgatatcatcaattgTGGCCTTATtcccacacttataacatcttacgttcgagctaacatatataggttcatatattcaacatgtctcaacaagcactaccaaaaacatactcatcaatcatgcatcaatatatttatatatatacattcaccaatcaaggccataccagcacttgatcacacttaatcatccatttgtaatcatactattagggaattcaacaaccaatcatgagtgacgTATATCTCCCTCTTCAGACATCCAATTTGAATCTCCGctgttcaaagtgaagaacaacatgttgtgaaaCACCTTACAAAATTTCACCCAAATCCGACGGTTAACGAagcgggaaatgcagttttacgaaaactgcgcagactagaaaaatcggtggcgcctggcggcatgaacTAGCGACGGGCGGTTCCTGTTtcacgaaaagtacgaaaaacagtGTTTTTCATGAATCAGACACCACGCTTCactgatatggcgcctggcggtaaccaacgtgtcgccaggcggttcctgctaTTCCAGGAACCCCAACATTTTTTCTTTGCACCTGCGAATCTCAACCCTTTCAGAACAACTCTGAGTTCAACCAATTTATGACTATATAGGATACGATTCCATCTTTTAGGATTACAGTTCATTCTCTAACACTTCCCATACCCGAATTCATTCACCCTTTCCATTTAGATTAGTGTCGTTTTCTaaatccccaattcatcaaccctaaGATAACCTTCATGCAATCTTCTTCTCAATTAAACCCCAATTCCAAGAATTTCCAATGAAATACTATGTTTaatcattcataaatattagaaaGCAATTTCTCCTTGATTACAAACCTCCCAGAACCTGTGAAACATCAAAATCGAGCCAAAAGTGGCTCGCGTCGCCTAACGGGTATTCGTCACCGCTAGGCTCTTCATAAAACCCAAAAAATTGGGTACTCTaacatgcaccgcctggcggttaagcccgtgccgccaggcggttccgtCTCTAGAACCCCCAATTACCCAAAAAtaagatgagtcgcctggcggtgattcatcacccgccaggcgatttctggaaaattgcagaaaatacgaaaatacatgaaatagcAGAGTACATGCATTCAAATtctcatacatttcatacaaataaaaacaagaaataaaagattcagttccagctcccctaacctctgATCCTCGCTCCAAACACGGATTGCACGTGACTTTTAATTCAAACTAACCCTTGCTCTTGCCTCACTCTTCCACAACGGTTTCCCACTCCAATTCTCCTCTACAATTCGTGCCAATCGCCCAGAAGTCTGTGATTCCGTATGCACTCCAATTCTCCTTCTTGGCTACTAGGTTTTTCAAACCTTTTCACATTCACGCCAAAGGAAACATtggcaaaaaaaattatttaattctcaacaaggtttaaacccacacccatgcacataccaaactaaggccaaaccattcaaccaatccagatttcatgataactcctacaattctaggaatttatcatcaccccatgcattcaatatataaacacacaaaaacacataatttaaataacacccaaatggcacacataggactcaaacccaagtcctcacacacaataaagtactctcaaccacttgaactaatacttttccatgtcataattcctcacattaattgctttaaatgtttctattacccgccataattaaataattatttaaataactatttaattttcttgggtcttacaatacaaagaacaaataataatcataataaaagtttaaaataaattataattgtttacattttatattataataccaaataaaatttcatgagaaccaacacatttattaaatttgcaaacattaatgaaacctagttgataaaatttaaaaatatttttttaaaaatataaaaggaaaacaaatattcaaattaaaatatatttttaatatttgtttaattcaatctttcaaattctaatgaatttcttttttatacactaataaaagttataatacattacttatcaaaatgatacaaagaacaaataataatcataataataaaattttaactagatcttgtattttttgaacttcaattatgttagatagtgataaaaaaatattcatgacaattacattaaatttttatattgcagtaaataaaatttacttatacaattatagtgaaaaaattacagtatgattgataatgagttagaaaataaaaaataattagataaaatatatcgaaatagtattgtacataatgaaaataaataacaaataaaaatattaaaaaattaacaaatgtttacaaacaatttgagagactattaaaagaaatcgcacaaagaaaaataaatgtataattaagagtatgataagttgtaaaatatcttagagatctaagaaaacttttcaaatatcaatatatatactcaatagttgagaaataccaaaaattattttagcgaaacaaaagagttcttcaaatgaaacaaataataataataataataataagtaatttttttatattacctagtaaacgaaaggtttgtgctatgaaatacttaaattgagagtattaaacattctcatgtgaaaggaaaatatataataaataaaatattaaaaaataatagaaatattcaaatgtgagacataaaaaaattttaattgacatacatttttttaacataattacataaaagttatgataagatgaaaaatataattgagatgcgaatgagttcaatgacaaaccaaataattagaaaaaacaaaaaataatatatacaaaaataagtaatatatatatatatatatatatatatatatatatatgattacttaattaattgtgaatattttaataatttaaacagggacgggtattatggcggggatatgtacattcccatacccatccccatgcCCAGTtaaaaaagtcggggattccccatacccatactcatacccagtcaatgcggggattccccatcaaaacggggacgagttcgggcaatacccGCGGGAGCAGGTTTATTTGCCATTTCtaggtgagagtagcaggaggcctgaaactcattaagggctaaccttgtgtgggggattgagacattgtaacacttagctcgggggtgagtagggaaatccaccacaagtgcaagcatccgctgaatctgactaatttatacgtatccggatgagtcgtatCTTAGTCGTAGTGTATTATctgaaaggtcataacatgtttggttgacatTTACTGCCTAGACTGTGAAATAACATGTAACTGTGTGATAAACTGTtttatactctagcttacccttttgcttgtttggttgctttgtatgtggttcttctccttttgcgataatcatcaatttattgatgtgagcaaatgCGAGAGGTAAGGAATGGATGATTCTGCTACATAGTCTACCTGGACTGAACTTCtttttatttgggcttttccctagggctatggcccatgtactgtTTTGTCCTTTAGCACATTATCATCTACTGTTAAATTCTTGAACTTATTTCGGTATTGATATCTTGGTGTGCCTTTTTCCCTTTCGAGTATTTTGGATAATTATGTGGAGTGACGTTATACTCCGAATCTTCCTCTCTTATATTATTTGTGTGACATGTcatttaattaaagtatttatttaaatgaggtGTTACAAATGTCACCAATTGCATGTTACATGGAACAAAATTTGACATTGAAAATGTagtgatatttttgtaaatattccATCCAAATTGATGTTGGAATCTCTCACAATAATAGAAAAGTAACAGGTTGAGATACATTTGGTTCATCAATTAGTAGAaaagtcaattaaaaaaatcatgattaaTATCTTGATTTACACGAGTTAGTTCGTCATGAGTTGAGCTAAAAAcaagttaatttaattagttcACTCTCTTTGATGagtcaaaatatttataactcaTACTAGATTTACCACAAGTTAATGGATTAAGTGAATTGTCTCATGTAAGcatattttcttctcttatttatatttattgaagtACAATCAAAGTGGATTGGCTTCATCCACCGACCTATAGCAGTACAAGATGTTCACCTATTTTACTAAATTACAACTAGAAATTGATATTgtaaacaaaaagtaaaaatcaaattataaaattagataaacaaataaattaatcattcaaactattcaaaaattaaacaacattctaatattaaaataatccaaAGTATCCATTTACATGACTAAAAGCAACATccaattacaataaaaaatatttaattaacctataagttaaatgaatcaagttaaatttgattcacatttaaaaaaaaattatatatttttcaactaatCCTTACTCAAGTCATTTTAATTGATTCACGAGTTTAAACCTAACACCCTATCGACAATGTTGAAAAAGTAATGTTGGATAATATTAGCAAAACTAAGATCAACATTATTTCCAAACAACCTTAATTGAcgtaaataaagaaaatttgttgTTGACGTTGGTTTTGTCACCTAAATGActgaaacaaatttataacatgtaaaacatttaaaacttGGGGTTTAACCTAGGTCCTGATGAAAACCAAAAAATGTCTTAGATTAAAGAAGCAATTGGAGAAGATATTTTGAAGGGACTCCATCGACCTTTGCTTGTCATCAAATATGACAATCAACATAGGCAGCTTtaagaagataaagaaaacactttctttatttagttTGATCAAAGAGAAGAAATTAAAGGATGATAAAAATGCATGAAATATTTAGTTCATGCATTATTTGAGAATTTTTAGTTCATGTTTGTGGTCATAAAGCAAATGGGCAGAAGCTACTCTCTCAGTGTGCTAGGAACTTTGTTTTACATTGTTTAACGGGAACACATAgtataaacataatatttattaagtcTTAGAATAATAGAAAGGAATCATAACATTATTACTCttgaaaagtattaaaattggtttagtttgttataaatactattgaagatttttttaattatatttttttttgtataaaactaatattagGTATTATTGTGTATTATGGCATCTCATCTTAAAGCatactaataatttattatcgcataaaaaatattattagaaaaataatcataaaaaatatgagaaccaaatcaaattcatacacaaaaaatatataataaattatctttaaGAAGTTAAACAATTTTACccataaaacaaatatatctataatataaaaaaaattatgaataatcttatataatataatttatgatttttttatcagcaataaaaaatatataaataaaaaatatttggggTGCTCCAACCTTTTTACTcgtaacaaaaaataacaaagaacaaaatcaaataaaactaaaaaagaaagcAACATCTATAACCTATCAAAAGGAGATATAACAATTTAAGATAACTATTCTACaagcaaaacaaaacatatttcTGAAgacaaagaaacaaaagaatgtTAAAGATTTCACAGGCTCAAGAAAAAATCATTGTCTTAGTCAATTTTTTGACAagatttctcttttattttctatgtATGTTCATCCGATCCATAAGCTCACACTTTATGTTCTGCAAAAGAAATCTCAAAGCTATATAGTCTGAGTCTAGATGACACATTAGATGAAAACAAGCAAATAGTAGTGTAAGAGTGTGACTTCAAAAATATATCACAAACAATGTACATCTCAAAACACTTAAGAAACAAGCATCATGTGATGTATGTTTGTTTTCTGATAACTTATGATAACTTTGacaacttttattttctaatcattataataaataattataattttattgaaaatattagttttaattaacaaataatttataagcatatttttacattgtttgctaattaaaaatagtattttcagtaaatatataactatttaCTGTATTAAATGATATGATAAGaatgacataatatttttatcaaattaaaagtattctttattaaaaaaaattagattctCATACCTTTCCCGATAACAGCTTGTGAGAAACTCAGGTCGGAAAACATTTCTAGAATAATATTTCGTAATAAATTTAGTcttcaaaatataaatcaaacaCAATAAAGGACATACAATTcacattttaattgtttttaagaaaTGTATGAAGCTTATCATAAAATCCTTCTAACTGTTTGTATACCCGCATCAACTAACCGTAAGACCAAACGGTGCGAGTTTAATCCGAGAGTGAGTCAGCGTTATAGAAAGTGGGGTTAAGAATTCATACCAAGTaagaacaaaaatcaaatttgtatataaaaaaaacttaattcaattattgttttaatttattttttaaaatcaagtcattcataaataaaattatatatttaaaacaaattgatttataacttatgatatttaaataatttagtcCAAACAATTAACAGAATAATTCATCTAAATAATCGTatggtttaattttattttataaaactattcttaaaatttattttaattttataataatttaattcatcTAAAACTGAAAACTAAAGACTAATGTGAATTGTCTTCAAACTATTTCCCATGGAAAATGACATATCCAATTACGTCATTAGGTCGCCAAGTGTAAATGATAAGTGCCGTCTTTCATACGTGTTTTTCTTTTGGTAGCTGATTTTTCAGCAAGAATGTGATATAAGCATTTAATTCCTTAAACTTTTCTaagaatatttataatgaaaaatatataaataaaagcaagtaatttctttaataaggTTTGTGTATCTGAATTCTAATTTtgcattcaaatttaaaaactaaaatatatttaatttttttatgattttattattatatatacgtTTATGTAAATTGTGTCTAATAACATACTGTACATACACCTATTTTAGctaatatattgatatatttggGAATTTTGAAAGGGTAATACTTATTGTTTGGATTGAAAATTCATgctttaaattttcataaaactttGTATAATAAGATGTGATAGCTTAACACACACAAgaagacatttttttaatatatataacatttaagGAGagatctatattttttatttttatatcactAATGAGTGTTTTGAGAGAGTTCTTCTTGCGAAATGAAACATCAAGGAGATAAGAGTTATACTCATACATAAGATAAtgaatttataagtttttatcatcttaaatttttttactttacttgatgtgagacttaaattcatattttgatttttaaaactttttaaatgtaaattatttagatctaatttgtttttatataatatttgggGAAGTtgatcaaatatataatttggatATAAAATTTTCGAGATTTTGAAATTCTAAAAATTTACGAAAGTAATTGGAAtacttcaaatttaaaaattttaaatttagtttaaaagataagaaattgaatttgttatattttaatactatCTTTGGTTTGGTTGATACATTGTTACTTCCATAGAAATTGAGATCTTATTAACTTGATTAAGGATAAGCATTGTGATTGGATGCATTTTTCTTTCCTGACGTTGACAACATTTCTTTTAGGTTGAAATTAATTGTGGTTTCTTTTCCATTgacattgttatttttttaccatgtatattaatattattttttaattaacattaattgagattttttgtCAATATGAACACTACTTTTTGAGTGGCACGATTTTTTTTGGTTGTTGTCCAATGAATTATTTTCAGTTGGTGtcaattaagtttatttgtcaGCCAACATAAAAAAGAGTTTGCTAGGTagcattaatatttatttcgatcaatgttaaaaatatatttttattgatattagtGGAGCTATTTTCCACCGGATATTTAGTCAAGGTTTTCGGTTTGCattattaagattattttttattaatgtaagCTAAGGttattgatgttattttttattaaaaaaaattagattctCATACCTTTCCCAATAACAGCTTGTGAGAACTCAGTTCAGGAAACATTTCTAGGAATAATATTtcctaataaatttattttttaaaatataaatcaaacatAAAGGACATACAATTCACAtcttaattgtttttaagaaaTGTATGAAGGTTATCATAAAATCCTTCTATAGCTGTTTTTATACCTTGTTGTATAATTTCATCACAAATATTATGAGGTCACCGGCATCAATTAACTGTAAGGCCAAATATACAAGAGTGAGTCATCATTATAGAAAGTGGGGTTAACAGCATTAGAATGAATCAGGCTTAGATTGGTTCATGCTCGTACCAAATTGAattatgtaaaaagaaaaaaaaacctaaatttttataaaaaaaaatagttaaattattgttttatttatttttaaaaattacatcattaataaataaaatttatatttaaaataaattgatttataacttatgatatttaaataatttagtccaaacaattaaaagaataattcatctaaataattatatgattttattttattttattaaactatttttaaaatttagtttaattttataatccAAAACAGAAAAGTAAAGACTAACGTGAATTATCTTCAAACAATTTCCTGTGGAAAATGACATATCCAATTACGTCATTGGGTCAGCCAAGTGTAAAAGATAAGTTTCGTTTTCATACCTGTTTTTCTTTTGGTAGCTGGTTTTGAAGCAAGATAAATTAAGTGACGGATAATTGATATTTGTAGATATGTGTAGATATTTGTTATCTGTCAGTGGTAGAATGTGGATATTTTAAcacttatttataaatatatttggtacaaatattatattatctgtatttgtagatatttattatttgtaaaaaattaaaattaaaattaaatttatattttattaagttaaatttaatttaattttaattttaatttatattttattaaatctgatttaatttaaatttaaatgtaattcatatttaattttacatttttttataattttatttaaatttaattttaaatatttatataatatattttttaaaatatgtatgatTATATGGATACTggtagattttaaaatatttgtgaatattttttaaacagatTCTCACACGGGTAGCAAGACGAATAATgggtgaatttttttattatcgatAGTATTCTGTTGTCATCTCTAAAACTGTGATATAAGTATTTAATTCCACAAACTTTTCTAAAAACAAgtatgatgaaaaataaataaataaaaacaagtaatttctttaaaaaaaagtttaaattgttataattttttaaaataagcaaATACAAAATActtctataaattattttaaaaataaaataatttaaataatagaaatatcgttttatttattattgttttacttttgaatttcttttatgcaAGCATGTCCTACATCCAAGAGAATCTTCCATTGAAGAAATGAATTTAGACTCTAAACTTATCTTGGTAGTTTCTTTGTAATCACCTAAAATCTAACGTATAATTAATTTCTACTTTGATAACAAACCCcaacatttaaaattcaaattggaTTATACCTTAAAATTCTTTTAGTCAATCCAATTACTTTTCTATTCACACAAAAATctcccatttttatttgaaaaaatatcttttgaaatgaTTAAACAATATTAATTACTTGAAGCTAACAACTAAACAACTTATATACAGAATTCTAAAGAACTCAGtattcattaataatattttgaagttaTTTTGAAAGATATCACATTCTCAATCTATTGCAAAAATATGGTACATCAAAGATTGTTTCTTTTGAACAAATCTCAACCTTCCATAATCTTCTGAATTTACCCAAGTGGTCATGAGTTTCACCACAGAGTCAAATCTACAGTGGTTTCCCCACCAACCCAATTGAATCCTTTTTGTAAAGCAGGGGGTGTAATGATCAACGCTTCGGCCATGCTATTCAACAACTCCGGCATGTTAAACACTTCCTCCTCATCCCAAAAGAACTTTCTAGAACCTTCTTCCGACGACAGCTCCGAAGAATCCTCATCCCAAGAGAAGCTTCCAGAACCTCCCTCCGAAGAAACATCGTCCCCCAGCTTTTGAAGCTCGGCGCAAGAAAAGTGCTTCTCCGCTGCTTGTGTGGCGGCAAACTGAATCGCCTGGACAGAGGAGGTAGCCGAGTTGAGACGCGGCAATGAAGAAATCGCGTCGGGGAAGTTCAAGGAAGCGCGATCACCCTTGAAAGCCAAAGCAGCAACGTCGTAAGCAACAGCGGCCATGTCGGGGCGTGCGAAGGTTCCAAGCCACACACGTGCGTTTTTGTTATTAGGTTGTCGTAACTCAGACACCCATTTCCCGTTCCTCTGTCTCACACCTTTGTACACAGGGTGACGTGTCTCATGGAACTTCTTCCTCCCTGCTTTTCGTTTCTGCATTTGTGCACAGTGTTAATCCAAAAGTTGGCACTGTAATTGTAAGGGATTACGTTTAGTAGGTTTAGTGACAGTAGAGAAGTGTTGGATGAGGGTAGTTTTATACTAGGAGGGAAAAAAATTAGTGAAGTGGGAACTTGAGGGAACTTGTGTGGTATGTTGTTACGGCACCAAGATGACACCGTTGGCACGGAACGTGACAGAACTACAGCGACATGTCATTGTAGCACCAGGATGGTGTGAGAAGCGTGCGGAAATTGTTTGGACCAGTATATTTTATGATGCACGTGGCTGACTCTGAACTTTGGTGCACACAAACACGTGgagaaactaaataaaaaataaaaaatgttggttatgttgttgtgttttaaaaagagatttCAGACTACTGGAGTCTATTgcaaacttttttatttgagtCTTCTCAAaatgttttcttatttaaacAAAGTCTATTCAATTCATTATCTTTACATTAATCTTTTTAGGTGTttcttaaagtaaaaaaattagatcAGTCGTGCCATATATACCTATCATATACTCTTCTCATCTTAAATTTCACTAAATCTCGatatactaataaatatatattcacttcatttaaatttaaatgtatgaAAAAATAACCGTAAAcattttaacttaataataaatCCTAAAATCAATTaggaatattattttttatttttattttaaattaaattgtcaTATATCATAATATAGTTGAGTCACGTAGtagt is a window from the Vigna unguiculata cultivar IT97K-499-35 chromosome 7, ASM411807v1, whole genome shotgun sequence genome containing:
- the LOC114192600 gene encoding dehydration-responsive element-binding protein 1B-like, which gives rise to MQKRKAGRKKFHETRHPVYKGVRQRNGKWVSELRQPNNKNARVWLGTFARPDMAAVAYDVAALAFKGDRASLNFPDAISSLPRLNSATSSVQAIQFAATQAAEKHFSCAELQKLGDDVSSEGGSGSFSWDEDSSELSSEEGSRKFFWDEEEVFNMPELLNSMAEALIITPPALQKGFNWVGGETTVDLTLW